The Lolium rigidum isolate FL_2022 chromosome 2, APGP_CSIRO_Lrig_0.1, whole genome shotgun sequence genomic interval aaggatcatgcatcatgatcaagccagaGGCAAGTAGTTGCAACCACAAGAGAGGCAAGAGCAAGatagcagcagcagtaacaaTTAAAATTGGGCACAACACCACATCAAGCTCATGAGCAAGGGCTCATGAATTACAACAGCAACTgataaaaaacaaaagcacagCACAGAAGCTAGGAATAATGGCAGCAGCATACACAGAGCAGCATCACAGCAGCAACACACGCGCATCCATGGCTAGCACAGCAGTAATAGCGCAGCAGCGAGCCAAGCTATAGCACAGCAGCATACGCGCAAGCTAGCTAGGCGCAGCAGCAGCGCATCAGCACGGCAGGCATCTCCACGAGGAGGAGCAGCCATGGCCAGAGCTAGACAAGGGAAGGAGAAGCAGTAGAACAAGTAGCAGAGAAGGACGGAGGAGGAGAAACTTACTGGTGAGGCGGAGCGAagagcgcggccatggcggccacggcggcacacgccggggcatggcggcgccaggccaagccaggccacggCAGCCCCGCAGCGCCCAGCACCACCACTGCAGGGCACGGCAACGCCACGACGCCAGGAGCATCGGCGGCGACGAAATCGCCGCGGCACATCACGGCAGGCGAGCGGAGGCGTTGGGGGCGAGTCGAGGAAGCAgcaagcgtcagatcgacgctgACCATCAGGTCCGCCGTCGAGGGGCGGACCAGATCCGCAGCATCTCGTCGCGGGCGATGCCGGAGGCGGTCGGATTAAAGCGGCGACGACGGAGACGATTttggtcgcgggagccgaaggggattagggtttcgcgagggagagagaggaggaagtgagGGCGACCGAGTGGGCTGGACCAGGCCAGCGGGGTTGAGCCCAAACCACTCGggttcaccctgacaggtgggcccgaggacATTTTTGGCATTTCATAAATGCCCATTTAAGTAAAATCTTTCACATAATTTTATAAAATAAGTATAGCTCTaaacaaataattaaaaatatgaaaaccactcaggataaaattctctatcataataaaatatgaaatggaatttttgaagacaaacattattaagtcctaatttgatgattaaaataaccatttaatcacactttatattttcaataatgaaaataagtccattaatgtttttggattttaaaaacaccttgacaacatttcaaggttgtattttaccctaaacatagTATccttaaattattcttagtattaacctctcacatgaaatgataagacatcggaaaagggggaacaaaccctaaaactggaatcatgcataaatgcttctttaaccattgcccttatcggacaatgatgctatttttcagcaacagaggacaagggtcagtccacatcatccaactgcaacactttgcagtgtttaggcaagttcatcgctagctcatttcatttgagtatttttatcaaattacttgcaaagtactatgtttatcactattgcgtaaaaagcaaaaccactattttcataactatgaatatgactaagtggtgggcaatggaaccatggtatgtgttgaaatggtggaggttccattgcaagggttatatccatctaggattaaacaacaaatgtcgtccagtgattcttgtgccgtaatacccgtgttaaccataagatccggagtgggacggagtagtcaaaagtgtttccacctctcgttcatcaagggATGCGCATTACTGTaagcacttgatctcgagagacaagatgcaggggggaacccgtagaagtccccacggtaatgtggtctatgatgggttgcaactcgcggcgaaggaatgtatgatagagctctgcattgtcgtcgtggtcggggtccatccttaattggtgtaagaggaccggcgaggacccagggtcggagattgcaacaaagggtgggtgttcgaggtagcggaggaacatgattggctagaccttataccgggcctcacaccgaaggaagtgtggacgggaaagctgcccggttggcaccaaggttaagatctcttatgggtaaagcaacacacctctgcagagtgtaatgaatcgtgacctgtcactccctgttccgggatatggaactgcgaacgctgccggaaaggaactccatgaagttctagtgaaccggtgaaggctgacggacatagttctttggaataaaagcaacctcttgaaaaaATGTTTATTAAAAcctgcattgatattagactttctgatctaatatcgtagctagtgcattaaacacctcttttctataatgaacttgttgagtacactcgtactcataccactcttaaatcccctgcttagattgtctgaatcatctggaggaggacaacgacaaccctgaaggagccgaagtcatcggctatgaagaaccagacctctctggaggtgttgaaggtgtagactaccttatagtctacggaaccggggagggttccggaggagagcatgcttaGACTTACCTagaagtagtagtatccgagcagtacgaactcttagtacttaactgctcgaggagaataaatgtataatctagtaagatttttatattgtaagttaagttgggttcgcctcgaacccaagagtattcctcttaggacccaagaggagctccgagatgatatgtacatgatgcttgtaataataaatgaatgagttatagacctgctatgttctgttgtactactctgagggatgtaatatttgcggattggtactccgtgaatgttatatcaacgactggcatactacaacatgaagtggtatgcagggtcaccacacataaTCCCGAATATAGAAAATATATTGATATTAATATCAATAATTTAGGCATGGAGAACATTGACATACTCAAATACTGATATGGTATTATCAAATATATGGGTGGGGAAAACGAGTGTGGCattttgtagctcgagctacatgtagcctgtTTTCTAAAACATTCAAAATTGACATTTCATCATTTCAAAAAGATATGAAAAAAAATTCTTGAGATAGATAATGTTGTACTCTACCACTGTGAAAAAAAGCAATACGAAAGACTGAGTATTTTGAGATGTGCAAAATTCACAAATCCTTTGATCTGGAATAAGTGAACATTACAGATTTTAAAACCTCCAAAATCtatcagaatttgtcatttttatgtagcctCGAATATAATGTATTTGATCCTGAGATTTTGCACAGTAGTAGAGTACATCATTTCCAACTCCAagaatttttttttcagaatttgttgaaactttaaaatgttgaattcaaattttgtaaaAAAGAGAGccatgtagctcgggctacatttGGACTTTCCGTGGGGAAGACACCGAAATTTAATAAAATCATTGTGAAGTTctatagtatgaataaaatggCAACTACTAAGCTTGTGAGTATATGAAGGCACAAACCAACCATCGTGCGATGATAAGCATCCATTTTTTGTGCCATGAAGAATCAAGTATAGGTAAAACTTCAAGTTCGTACCTTGAAGAATCAAGTATGGACTAAACTTCAAGTTTTTGCCATGAAAAATCCAAGCATGCAAGTAAGTGCATGGAAGACAAAGACTTGAGTCTACATATGAGAGCCAAATGTACTAGTATACATGGTTGGTGTGCATGCAAGAGAGCTCTCATGGACTCCTTAAGCATAATGCATCAGGCATTGACAACACCTAGAAATCCACATGTCTCGATAATAAAGAAAGCAATACTCTCTCTTGCTGCTATATAAGAAGCAACCAGACACTTCAAGCACTAGATAGATAAGCAGCAAGTGCAGTGTCAAAGAGGACCATATATGAGTATAGTTGCTACAAATGTTTTCTCTACTCCCACCTCGTAAAGATTACTCTAGAGAGCAAGAGTGTTCCCTTGCTGGTGTATAAGATAATCTTAGATATTGTTATGTGTCTTGGTCTTCATGAAGGGAAACCACAAGTAAGACTAGTTGAATAAAGTATATGTATACATAGCCTGGCTATTCTCAAATCCTTTCATGAACTTTTCGCTACACAGTAGTCAAATCCCTCTTTCATTGCCGATATGGACATAAACTTCGATGACGCCCTCCAACATATATGAAATTCTGTCGTGCCGGACAGATATAGGAATACAGGTTGCACCTACCGTATCATGATCAAACATTAACAAGCAAAATGCTAAAATAGGATTAAATCATATTCAAAATCTCCTAAATGAGATACTTTGGTAGAAGTTCCACTAGATGGGGTAATATGTGTTAAAGATGCACAGCTATAatataaaaagtggaattcaataGTAAAATGAATAACTTCTCGACCAGATATAGGAATACAGGTTGCACCTACCGTCTAAAATATTTACTTTAAAACTCATAGAAATTCCAAAAGTTTGGGGTCTACATTCAAACATTCTATGTACCTACACAAAGTTTTGCAGAAAAACATTACTTTTTGTGGTCCGTGCAAAAAAAGGATAATTTCACGTACTCCAAAGTAGCTTTTCATTTCGAGGTACAATTTTGTAAAATTATCTGATGGTCTTTGCTGCGTTTGTATTCACTACTATACCTAACGTCAGGTATAATTGCCACCATGACAGGGATGCAGCAAATGTAATTCAGATAATTATCGATAATCGTATAATGAACAGGATCAAAATCATTtatctgttaataaaactagagtgAAGCAAACATATCTCACAAATTAAGCAAACGAATAACCTCCACTGGATGTTTACACCGAAGATGATAGCTTTAATAAGTACAACTCACAAATTTCACACGATGCCACCATCCACATCTGGAAACATGCAGTCTCAGAACTCAAATCAGATACCCAAGAATCCTGAACCAGACAGATATCAACAATGTCCGCGCTCCCCAGGAGTCAGCTCCCCCTCCTACTTCTTTGTTTTGTCATAAACCTCAATGTATCTCTTTGGAACACCGTAATGGTCAACGAGGTGCTTTGCGAGGTTTTCGATGACTCCACCTTGAACCAGCACCTCGTATTGCCCCTTTTTACCTGAAATGGTTACAAGGCAAAATTTAATACGTACTGCTTGCATAATATCGCTAGTTTGTTCACATGGGTTGATACCTGGAAGCTCAGCTGTTGTGGTACTGCAAGCAAATTTCTTCTGTAGTTCAGAAGCTAACGAGTCAGCTTCTAGCAAAAAGCACTCCAATCCAGAGACTCGGGTCATCTTCTTGTTTCCCTGCCTTCTTTCTGTCATGATCTGAACAGTACGTATGGCACCCTTGCGTACAACCACCTCGTTTCCTCTAGCCACTCTATGATGGATTTGCATACGGTTTATAAACGTTGACCCCAAATCCTTCTTGTGAATCTCACTCGGGTATGCTGAACCCTTTTTGACAGCTCCTTTGTACAGAGCATCACACAAGGTAACATCCAGAATTACTTTAGCCTTGTCTGCTGGCTTAACCAGATTTTCCTTTTCTACATACCTTCATTGAGAGGAGAAAGTGAAAATAGTTGAGATGTGAGAAATTTACGAAATTCACGCTTTACAAACATAGAACCTACAGACTACTATAATCTATTACTGTTCtggggacaaacctgaaaactaCATCAGATGCCTCTGATGCACTGTAATACTTCCCTGCGTCAGCTCCAACAGCCAAAAATATGGGGTTGacgtgagaacttggcttataaGTTTCCTCCACTTCCAGTTGGTTTGAGCCGCTACCTTCGGCGACAGCATTATCGTGCTGCTCAACAGGCTCCTGTACCCTCTTTTCTGGTTTAAAGGCCATGAAATCTGGATGTTTACGATTGATACCAGTCAAAACGACTTCCTTTTTATGCTTGTCCTCTTTTGCAGTGATCTGTCAACAATTTAATGGACATCAGAAATGTGGAGGGAATGCAAAAACTGGATTAGATCAAAATACGGGCAGCAATATATTGATGATTCGAAAACTATAACTTCACTCTGATATGATATGCTTTCTAAATCTAAAGTTTGCGACATAACTGTATATCAAGAAAGTTTAATAAGCACATGATCATTTCTTAGATCACACACTATATAAGGTTTTCAGCCTGGTTTCCTTATAAACAGGGTCACTCTATTGTTATTTATGAAATGCAGGAAAACTATGCCCTTTTGAGGTTTTCGAAAAATCATGTACTGTAGCATATTTGTATAGTGTTCAACCAAACATGAAAATACATAGTATATACAGACATGCACAACCATGTATGATGTCAGCAAACCTTTCACAAGTTCCAACAATGCAAGACCTCCCCAGTTCCGGAATGCATCACATTGTGACATAGCAGCTTCTACTTCACTTTACTTACTGAAGGACGTGAAATATTAATACATAAAACCCTACATTGAATTAACTTCTTAGAAATCCTTAGGGACCCGGAAATTTCCTACTAAAATAGCTTAAATAGTTATTAGTTGTCGGACATGAAACAATCTAGCAACTAGAACGTATTCTTGCCTACTTGATAGGACTTCATTAATTTACAAGACATAATGCAGATAAGAAAAGATTTGCACACTATCTTACAAGGCCAGATGAAGATTTTGACTGCAACCACTTGGATAGTTTTTTGTGCGATGACTTCTTAATATCCAGAGTAACACCTGGAGGTCTGCAGGGGAGTATGTGATTAGACCTGCACAGAGAAGTACAAGTAAGGTGAACAAGTGGGAGTTATGTATCATAAAAAGTAACAAAACATGCTGGTTACAGGAGAGGATATCTTGGCACAGCCACGTTGCCTAGTTATCATTTACTTGATGGAAAGAAGTCATAGTACTAATGAGAACCTAGTATATGAAAATAATATCTCAATATTTAATGATGTAGAGTAAAacatagttttatttactacaagAAAATTAGTAATATATCATCTTAAAAAAAGCAAAGATGTGCAGAACTCATCTCCATCATATGAATTGGAATGAAAACAATTGCTTTCATTTGCACAAAATACTCATAAGTGATGGAATAACAAATTGTAAGGGCAAGTCGACTTTATCTATATACATACCACAATGTACTTCCTGGCATAGGGAGGTCTTTATCTTTCACATTCGTGTGTATTGCTTGCAGAAGGCATTTGTCCAAGAGAGAATCAATTTCTTCAGTAGACAAATGTTGATGTTCCTTCTCCTCGGTTGGTTCTTCGGTAGTTTTCTGTTCAGGCAAATTTAGCTCGCTCATGCCAGCAGTTACATCTTCTATGGTTTCACTGTCAACAGAAGGATCTCCAGCGTGATTGTCTGAAGCATCGGCATCTGCTTTGTCTTGCTTCCCATCTGCAGGATCTTCAGAAGAGTCATGTTGAGAAGCTGAAGCAAAATTAGGATCTTCAACAACCATGTCATCATAAAATCCCTCATTTGGAACATAACGACCATCAGCTGAAGCCCTGTAAATATATTTAACAATTAATCATAAAATGCACAGGTAAACTCAGATGTGTATCAAGAGCATTCAACTTGCCATAACAAATCCTTGTAGTAATGTGCAATCCGTAAAGCCTTGCCACGTAATCCTGCCTTTAATGCTTCAGCATCACTCATAGTTGTGGTCCCAACCTGTGTAGAGGATTTAAAAGAACCAGAAGTTGGACTCGAATATAATTGGCAGTATCCACTTAAGAAAAACTTCAAGCATAGCTAGGGCAAAGAAATATGAGAAACTCACAGCAATTGGAGCAGGGTTACCAGGGACTTTAACTGACCATGGTTGGCCAGCCTGAAAAGATGGTAACCCTTCTGGGGGTATGCGGATACCAGGAAACATAAGATCAGCGCCACCAAGAATATAGTGTGAAACCTCACCACCCTTAAGCGTAAAAGCTGGCAACAGATCAGGAACCTTCCAGAGTGCATAAACTGCAGCATTTTCACCAATTAAATCATGAAAAAAAGTACAAGATGCTGCATGCACTTATCTTTGAATATCTAGTTGTCAATCATTCAGCTAACAGCTTAACATTACCATAAGAATAGAAAACATGAGGTCAACCCATATCTATCAACTATAAAAACGCATAGAAAAGGCTAAGATGTATATATGCATGCGTGTTTAGTTAGTTGTACAGCTAAGATTAATATAGGTAGCTACTGATTAGTTTTGGTTTAGATTGATTTCATATTGACTAGATAAATTTGGTTGTTGTAATCTTGTACATCACGTATCTCTATATATACATGAAAAGGCCAAGACCCTGATGAGGGATTGTGCTGAGCGCAACTAATTGCTGTAATGTTGTGTTATATTCTCTGTTTCTAATTATGTGTCTTGTTTTACACGTGCGCAATAGAAATCAACAGTTTACATGTTATACTACAACAGAAAAGACATACCACAATGGAAATTAGAGAACTTTAGATAACTATATGAAAGTATATTACTTTGAAAATCTGGAAATGAAAAATATATAACCTGTTGGAAACAGCTCATGGCCTCTTCCATCAATGTCGAATATCATCGGGAGTTCCCCTTCTATTCCATAAACAAGAGTCCGACTTGGGTACTTAGCGACTGTTATCTCAACCTACACATACAATATAAAGAAGAAGAATATTATCACAAAGCTATAAAGAAATATATAAACGCGAGAAACAACACTTGAGTTTTAACCAAAAAATCCACTTTGCTGTAAACTGGCAACACTGGTAGACAAGAAAACAGTTGATAGTTTACCTAATACATGACACAGATCAGTTAAAACAGGTGATGAGGGATGCCAATGCTAAAAATCTCACAGTTATGAATTTTTGGAAAAGAAGATTACTCTTGACTACAGTAAGTGCAAGTTCTATCTATGCAATACAACTTGTACCATTGGGGGAACTAAACCCATTCAGTTACTGGTATTACTCCACACAATGCCAACAAAAAAAATCATCACCTTCGGGGGAAGGATGGCATCAATATCCTCATCAGAAGCCTGCGGAAACCTTAGCTTGGCAGTTCTTCTCAGCTTCTTTTTGTCAGCACCTGACAAGCGCTGTAGAGCTTTCGCCTCGACATTCTTCTTGAACATGGTTTACCGACTATCAAACACGGTTCCAAGCTGCAAATAAATTCATCGAACCGGTCATCCAAATTGAACAAAGGCCGCTAGAGCAAGAAAGATGCACCTGAAAAGGTCATGCTGCATTCGAACTTGTGGACGGAGGAGTTAGTAATACACAGGGAAACGTCTAACAGACACTCAACTTTGTCACATCCTGCTATGTTCCCTAAGGCCATGTTACACAAATCATCATACCATTACTATTAGTCATAAACTGCCAAGCGTTCTGACTGCCTCCTAGGGCTAGAACAACTGGCCAACTGGTGAAAAATCCTAGCTTTTCCTTTCAATTGCCCGCTCGTAATCTTCATCCACACCATATTCTTGGCTtgagggcaaacaagcccaaccggCAGCCTCCCCACACGAATAATAAAGATAATACATAAGTCGCAACAATGAATCATTCCATCCTATCCCAAAACTTCAGTCTTCCAGAACTGCTAGAACCAGCTGAACCACAGCATAGACAGCACACCACACTAGAGAGTAGAGACCAATCCAATAACTCGAAAAAACGGCCGCAGATTGTAACACGCGAGTAGTAGGGGGAAAAGGGCAAGCTTTTCATCATCTGCTGCCCAACCCAGAGGCTGACGAATCGAGAGATTACAGACGACGGAGCCGGCACGCAGGTAGGggtaaagagggggagagagagggtTCGTTACCGGCGGCGAGGCGATCGGACCGGAGGGGCGCGGAGGCGGCGAGAGGGCTGGGAGTGGGAGGATCGGGAAGGTTCTGGCTGGGGATGGAAGCCTCTCCAAGAGAACCTCGGCGGAGGCTTGTTGGCGTCTAGAGTAGCCGCAGCCGTCCTTCAGACGGTAGATGGGCCGGGCCCCGCGGGCACCCATTAGCCCATTCGTACCACGGGCCTAGGGCCCAAGCCCATCAGAAGAGCGAGGTGTCAGTACACAAGGTCACGGGGCCTCCACGGCTGCGCTCGAACGCCGACGAACCAGAGgggcggagcaggaggaggaggaggcgggatgACGTCGGGGTCCAAGAGCGGGGTCggcggagtggcggcggcgcgggcggcggcggcggggccgaggACGGTGCTCATCACGGGGGTCAGCCGGGGGCTGGGCCGCGCGCTCGCGCTGGAGCTCGCGCGCCGGGGCCACGCCGTCGTCGGCTGCGGCCGCTCCGCCGACCCCATCCGCTCCCTCGAGGCAGAGATCGCGGCCCCGTCCCGCCACTTCCTCACCGTCGCCGACGTCGTAATGCACTCtattccctcctcctcctcctcgcgaccTCGTTCTACTGCTTGTGCTGTACTAGGGCGTGGATTAAAACGGGATACCTAGCTGTTGAATTCGCCGGAGatgatttttgatttagtgctatTCAGCCCAATCCCTCGACACCTATATCAATCTTCTTCCATTTGCTGCAGTGGCAGACTGCTGAGCCGAGTCTCAGTTTCTAGGGTTAGGGTCCTGCTGCCagtaacaaaacataagagggggccaattccataTGCATGAAAAAACAGCCAAATTTACATGTATTAGTGACAATTAGATATTGCAACTTATAACTAACTTGAATCAAAAAGCAATTCAACATCTAGATTATTTTTCTCAGGTACAATACAACACATGCTGCAATTAgtaaaatctcagttacaacctCATGTGCAATTAGAAAGAATCTCAGTTGCAGCTCAGCTAGCATGAATCAAGATGCAATCCAACCGTGAGAGAGGTGACTGAGAATTAAGATAATTTTCGGTCGACTGAGAATTAAGATAACTTCCAATCGACTGAGAATTAGCAAACCACTAGTTAGATAACTGCATCATGATAAAAAAAAAGACTATCTTCTGCCATGTCATCCTTGCTAGTTAAATCAGGAAACCAAAAAAATACATCTTACTCAAATGAATGGAGTAGTGTGCATCTGAAGTACCGGTACATCTCAGTCCTAAATGAAATCAGCAGAATAAGGAATACCTAACGTAGCAACCTGGGTGAGAGCCGGCAGGGGCAGGGTGCTGAAGGACTGAAGCGTTGGGCGCCTGGGCAATGGCGTGCAAGCTGCATCGGTGCAAGCAGGCAGCCATGCTGGGGCGGAGCGAAAACAGTGCAGCACGGCGTGCGATCTGTTTCCCTAGAAGACAGCATGCCTTGAAACTAATGGCCTGTCTGTACACGCTAATTAGGTGATTTTGTCTTGTGCGTTGAGAGTTTAATAAGTTCTGTTGGTTTGGTGGTCGACAAGAAAGATGCATAGAGGGTGTCAAATCTTGCTGGTCGTGAGTTGATAAAGTATTCTAAATGTAGCCATGGTTTCTAACTTCTTACTTTCATGGTTAGACCATATGATACTTGATGGACAGTTATTGACATTAAAGAGGCTATTATACTCGTTCTTTTAAAAATTATCATGAATTCACACATCATGTGAGCAGTCTGCTTGCTTTTGTTCAAGGTTTTAGTCAAGATTAGTTGGAGTTAAAAGGGTAATATGGAACGTGTGACTTGTGACCTCAAATATCAAATTAAGTTCAGTTCATACGATATGGCATGAATGACAGTAGAACCATACCTTATTAAAAACGAATGATGCATGTGATTCATAGATTCTTATAAACAAAACATAATGTAAGTTGCCTATTTTTTTCACTGCCTTAAGATATTGAAATAACTTTGCATTCTCAAGTATGCATGTGCTTCTGTTGCAGAGGTCTGACAGCAGCATGGCTGAGCTGGCAAAGGCTGTTGTGGAAAAGAAGCAAATTCCTGATATCATAGGTGCGCTATACTTTTTGCTCCACAAATGTATTTGAAGTGaaatctttttcctttttcttttacatGACGGGGATCTCTCCTGAGGTCTAATGATTGATATATTGTTGCAGTCAACAATGCTGGTACAATAAACAGGAATAACAAGACGTGGAATGTTCCAGCAGAAGAATTTGACGCGGTGGTTGATACAAATATCAAAGGAACGGCGAATGTACTTCGCCATTTTGTACCACTTATGTTACAGAAGAAACATGGAATGATAATCAATTTATCCTCTGGTTGGGGGAGGTCTTCTGCTGCCGAGGTAGGGCAAAGTCAAAGGCTGTTTAATACTGATTATATTTGTTAACTGTGAAATCATCATTGTATACCAAATTGTGTAATGTGGTTTCAGGTTGCTCCCTATTGTGCTTCAAAGTGGGCTATTGAAGGTTTAACACGCTCGTTAGCAAAGGAGTTGCCTCCTGGATTGGCAGCCATTGCTCTTAGCCCTGGTGTTGTGAATACTGACATGCTCGCTTCATGCTTTGGAACTTCGTCTGCGCTATACCAATCGACTGAGCAATGGTAATTCTGTTTGGATTTgtgtttgtcctcttcctcctcctgaacTATGCAAATGAACATATCTATTCATTAATAGAAACAATAGAATCTGGACAAACTAGAGAAGCCTACAATAGAGAAAGGAGTTCATGGGAGAAGGTTGTAAGGATTTTATACCCAAGTAGGCAAGGAAAATTACATATATTAGCAACCCATTAGTGTCCAATGGATATCCTATTTGATCATTCTCATGTCCTATTTCTCTGATGACTGGCACCAGTCAACATTCATCCAATCTGCTTTTAGCCTAGTATTATGTCCTCCATAGTCATACAAGTAGTAATACTAGTATATCAAAAGGTATACATTACGCCTGAAAAAGTACACATATTCAACTCCTGAATAAGGCAATAGGCAAGGTCATACGTCAAACGTCTTTCACCTTATGGCATTTTCCTTGCCCTGTATATGTCAATTAACCCACCAGCCTTTTTAAGCTGTGACAGGTCGCAGGTGCTGAAGTTCATAGTAACTGAAAATGTAACATTGGGCATCTATTGCAAAACTGCATCTGGTGGGATTATTTGGTGCAAGAAAATTGCCCGGAATTACTATCCAGGACCATGATTACACTTGCTTATGTGTTTCAATCCTGGAAATTAAACAGCCCACATAGGAATTATATCCTAAGAATtcgaattttccaaaaaaaaaaatcatttcaaTGAATGTATCCAGAGTGTTTTATTAACAGAGAGCCTTTAATCTTGAGTAGGAAGCTATTATTTGCTAGATTAGATCTGTCACATATCTGCACGTGGTCTTTCCCGCATATCAtcaacttgtgtgttttgtattcAAACCATGCTATCTCAGGATACTAATCGTATTAACTGGAGGGTTTCTGCTCTTTTTCAGGGCACCCAAGGCAGCTACAATGATTCTAAGCCTTTCGCTGGAAGATAATGGTGCCTCACTCACTGTTTGATGCTTC includes:
- the LOC124692401 gene encoding eukaryotic translation initiation factor 2D-like isoform X1 → MFKKNVEAKALQRLSGADKKKLRRTAKLRFPQASDEDIDAILPPKVEITVAKYPSRTLVYGIEGELPMIFDIDGRGHELFPTVYALWKVPDLLPAFTLKGGEVSHYILGGADLMFPGIRIPPEGLPSFQAGQPWSVKVPGNPAPIAVGTTTMSDAEALKAGLRGKALRIAHYYKDLLWASADGRYVPNEGFYDDMVVEDPNFASASQHDSSEDPADGKQDKADADASDNHAGDPSVDSETIEDVTAGMSELNLPEQKTTEEPTEEKEHQHLSTEEIDSLLDKCLLQAIHTNVKDKDLPMPGSTLWSNHILPCRPPGVTLDIKKSSHKKLSKWLQSKSSSGLITAKEDKHKKEVVLTGINRKHPDFMAFKPEKRVQEPVEQHDNAVAEGSGSNQLEVEETYKPSSHVNPIFLAVGADAGKYYSASEASDVVFRYVEKENLVKPADKAKVILDVTLCDALYKGAVKKGSAYPSEIHKKDLGSTFINRMQIHHRVARGNEVVVRKGAIRTVQIMTERRQGNKKMTRVSGLECFLLEADSLASELQKKFACSTTTAELPGINPCEQTSDIMQAVRIKFCLVTISGKKGQYEVLVQGGVIENLAKHLVDHYGVPKRYIEVYDKTKK
- the LOC124692401 gene encoding eukaryotic translation initiation factor 2D-like isoform X2 — its product is MFKKNVEAKALQRLSGADKKKLRRTAKLRFPQASDEDIDAILPPKVEITVAKYPSRTLVYGIEGELPMIFDIDGRGHELFPTVYALWKVPDLLPAFTLKGGEVSHYILGGADLMFPGIRIPPEGLPSFQAGQPWSVKVPGNPAPIAVGTTTMSDAEALKAGLRGKALRIAHYYKDLLWASADGRYVPNEGFYDDMVVEDPNFASASQHDSSEDPADGKQDKADADASDNHAGDPSVDSETIEDVTAGMSELNLPEQKTTEEPTEEKEHQHLSTEEIDSLLDKCLLQAIHTNVKDKDLPMPGSTLWSNHILPCRPPGVTLDIKKSSHKKLSKWLQSKSSSGLITAKEDKHKKEVVLTGINRKHPDFMAFKPEKRVQEPVEQHDNAVAEGSGSNQLEVEETYKPSSHVNPIFLAVGADAGKYYSASEASDVVFRYVEKENLVKPADKAKVILDVTLCDALYKGAVKKGSAYPSEIHKKDLGSTFINRMQIHHRVARGNEVVVRKGAIRTVQIMTERRQGNKKMTRVSGLECFLLEADSLASELQKKFACSTTTAELPGKKGQYEVLVQGGVIENLAKHLVDHYGVPKRYIEVYDKTKK
- the LOC124692402 gene encoding NADPH-dependent pterin aldehyde reductase-like, with product MTSGSKSGVGGVAAARAAAAGPRTVLITGVSRGLGRALALELARRGHAVVGCGRSADPIRSLEAEIAAPSRHFLTVADVRSDSSMAELAKAVVEKKQIPDIIVNNAGTINRNNKTWNVPAEEFDAVVDTNIKGTANVLRHFVPLMLQKKHGMIINLSSGWGRSSAAEVAPYCASKWAIEGLTRSLAKELPPGLAAIALSPGVVNTDMLASCFGTSSALYQSTEQWAPKAATMILSLSLEDNGASLTV